The following are encoded together in the Strongyloides ratti genome assembly S_ratti_ED321, chromosome : 2 genome:
- a CDS encoding RNA-binding protein Musashi homolog Rbp6 — translation MSTGGGTAYQHSTHKANRDQIIEEFKNRKNKVNDFGYGRGNNNNSNIRSSSLHKGTDEINQNESNDKIGRYDNKANKTLNNINIHESIRDDIPTTPTTFNNEHSRGDSGTESYHPDNHLDSDDDNHNNDPRKMFIGGLSWQTTPEKLREYFGQFGEINECMVMRDPQTKRARGFGFITFVNIESVNKVLKKNDHELDNKKIDPKVAYPKKAHQKLVVRTKKIFIGGLGSTSTRDDLKEYFEQYGEVKDTILMYDKSTQRHRGFGFITFESEDVADKVCEIHFHEINGKMVECKKAQPKEIMLPVQINKTRAAAARNVYGLAPEQLLALQNMNNWGNNMPFPNSQGPYPLPYHALMSQMSMSPQRTSPGSYNDVNRVHPIYMPNRSPLQLYDHPHHPNHQLPSNFGSLNVSGDIFNKYPNHVVAGSNGISR, via the exons ATGTCTACTGGTGGAGGTACTGCTTACCAACATTCAACACACAAAGCTAATAGAGATCAAATAATagaagaatttaaaaatcgtaaaaataaagttaatgaTTTTGGTTATGGTAGaggaaataataataatagtaatataagATCATCATCTTTACATAAAGGAACTGATGAAATTAATCAAAATGAgagtaatgataaaattggaagatatgataataaaGCAAATAAGAcacttaataatattaatattcatGAATCAATTAGAGATGATATACCAACAACACCAACaacatttaataatgaaCATTCACGTGGTGACTCAGGAACAGAAAGTTACCATCCAGATAATCATTTAGATTCTGATGATGATAATCATAATAATGATCCaagaaaaatgtttattggTGGTTTGTCATGGCAAACGACACCCGAAAAACTTCGAGAGTATTTTGGACAATTTGGTGAGATAAATGAATGTATGGTTATGAGAGATCCTCAAACAAAGAGAGCTCGTGGTTTTGGATTTATAACATTTGTAAATATTGAAAGtgttaataaagttttaaaaaaaaatgatcatGAATTggataataaaaagatagaTCCAAAAGTTGCCTATCCAAAGAAGGCTCATCAAAAACTTGTTGttagaacaaaaaaaatttttattggtgGTCTTGGATCAACATCAACACGGGATGATTTAAAGGAATACTTTGAACAGTATGGTGAGGTAAAAGATACTATACTTATGTATGATAAAAGTACACAAAGACATCGTGGTTTTGGTTTTATAACATTTGAAAGTGAGGATGTTGCTGATAAAGTATGTGAAATACATTTTCATGAAATTAATGGTAAAATGGTTGAATGTAAGAAAGCTCAACCAAAAGAAATTATGTTACCTGTACAGATAAATAAAACACGTGCAGCAGCAGCTAGAAATGTTTATGGATTAGCCCCAGAACAACTTTTAg cattacaaaatatgaataattgGGGAAATAATATGCCATTTCCAAATAGTCAAGGACCATATCCACTTCCTTATCATGCATTGATGAGTCAAATGTCGATGTCACCACAAAGAACTTCACCTGGATCATATAATGATGTCAATCGTGTTCATCCAATATATATGCCTAATAGAAGTCCCCTTCAATTATATGATCATCCTCATCATCCTAATCATCAATTACCATCAAATTTTGGTTCACTAAATGTTAGTGGAGACATCTTCAATAAGTACCCAAATCATGTCGTCGCTGGAAGTAATGGGATATCTAgatag